A genomic segment from Flavobacterium inviolabile encodes:
- a CDS encoding sensor histidine kinase — MFKDFKITQLSLQVRIFFSMIFLTLIASVLIATVSIYQFRKEARIYHQDRLERKEDAITQHINYILSTTTYPLTTENLPLIFKDKIQELANIHALEINIHDLKGNLLISSKGNFSIDSLARPISPIILKIIQSSASKRFVDLRQIDGQRYRSSYSYLKDTKFKPLGILNLPYAEETSFYENEVKNFLIRFGQVYFFMLLTSIMLAYFLSSYITKSLQAISERIYDTRFNKKNEKIPLEASSSKEINSLIIAYNGMVDKLEESAEKLAQSEREQAWREMAKQVAHEIKNPLTPMRLTVQSFQRKFDPNDPNVKQKVEDYSKTLIQQIDTMSSVASAFSNFASMPAQQNETINLVAIVQLALEIFNEYYIYFEADEAEIITKIDRTQLIRIITNLVKNAIQAIPENEPEPKIEVKVYRENNNAKIIVKDNGVGISMENKNRIFEPKFTTKTSGMGLGLGIIKNIVENYHGTITFQSEKGNGTTFLVTLPIINT; from the coding sequence ATGTTTAAAGATTTTAAAATAACCCAATTATCGTTACAGGTCAGGATTTTTTTCTCCATGATTTTCCTTACGCTGATTGCGTCTGTTTTGATCGCTACGGTTTCCATTTACCAGTTCCGTAAAGAAGCCCGTATTTACCATCAGGACCGTCTGGAACGAAAAGAAGATGCCATTACGCAGCACATCAATTATATTCTTTCTACCACGACCTATCCGCTAACCACGGAAAATTTACCGCTTATCTTTAAAGACAAGATCCAGGAATTGGCCAATATTCATGCGCTGGAAATCAATATCCATGATTTGAAAGGAAACCTGCTGATTTCTTCCAAAGGGAATTTTTCAATTGACAGCCTGGCAAGACCCATTTCGCCGATTATCTTAAAAATTATACAGTCGTCTGCAAGCAAACGATTTGTCGACTTGCGCCAGATAGACGGACAGCGCTACCGCTCGTCCTATAGCTATTTAAAAGACACCAAATTCAAGCCGCTCGGGATCTTGAATCTTCCGTATGCCGAAGAAACCAGCTTTTATGAAAATGAAGTAAAAAACTTCCTGATCCGTTTCGGGCAGGTCTATTTTTTTATGTTGCTCACGTCTATCATGCTGGCTTATTTCCTGTCCAGTTATATTACCAAATCACTACAGGCCATCAGTGAACGAATCTACGATACCCGCTTTAATAAAAAGAACGAGAAGATTCCGCTGGAAGCATCCAGCAGCAAAGAGATCAATTCCCTGATTATCGCCTATAACGGAATGGTGGACAAACTGGAAGAAAGTGCCGAGAAGTTGGCGCAAAGCGAAAGAGAACAGGCCTGGCGGGAAATGGCAAAACAGGTGGCGCATGAAATCAAAAATCCGCTAACGCCGATGCGTTTGACCGTACAGAGCTTTCAGCGAAAATTTGACCCGAACGACCCGAATGTAAAACAAAAAGTAGAAGATTATTCCAAGACCCTGATTCAGCAGATTGATACGATGAGTTCGGTAGCCTCTGCTTTTTCCAATTTTGCATCAATGCCGGCACAGCAAAACGAAACGATAAACCTGGTTGCGATCGTACAGCTGGCTTTGGAAATCTTTAATGAATACTATATCTATTTTGAAGCGGATGAAGCGGAGATCATCACAAAAATAGACCGGACACAACTGATCCGGATCATCACCAACCTGGTTAAAAATGCCATTCAGGCAATACCGGAAAATGAGCCGGAACCTAAAATTGAAGTAAAAGTTTACAGGGAAAACAACAATGCTAAAATTATTGTTAAAGACAATGGGGTGGGGATCAGTATGGAAAATAAAAATCGTATTTTCGAACCGAAATTTACCACCAAAACCAGCGGTATGGGATTGGGATTGGGAATCATTAAAAATATTGTAGAAAATTATCACGGCACCATTACGTTTCAGAGCGAGAAAGGAAATGGAACAACATTTTTGGTGACGCTGCCTATAATCAACACATAA
- a CDS encoding GDYXXLXY domain-containing protein, which produces MKTKHLLLLFGLVALVQIIVPASMIFKNQEILKNGTVYKFKTAPVDPNNPFVGKYISLNYNLNSFPSTDSIWEGSDKIYLYLTRDQKGFAAIKSVSKVKRNDTKDDFVVAKVNYAFGGKVYFNLPFNTYYMEEGKAYDAEVAYREQQNDTITYPTYALVHIKDGQAVLSDVIIKDIPIKDYVSKK; this is translated from the coding sequence ATGAAAACCAAACATTTATTACTGCTTTTTGGTCTGGTGGCTTTGGTACAAATCATTGTCCCGGCGTCTATGATTTTTAAGAATCAGGAAATCCTTAAAAACGGAACGGTCTACAAATTCAAAACGGCTCCCGTTGACCCTAACAATCCTTTTGTTGGCAAGTATATTTCCCTGAATTACAACCTGAATTCATTTCCTTCGACGGACAGCATCTGGGAAGGTTCCGATAAAATATACCTGTATCTGACCCGGGATCAAAAGGGATTTGCGGCCATTAAAAGCGTTTCCAAAGTAAAACGGAACGATACCAAAGACGACTTTGTGGTTGCCAAAGTGAACTATGCCTTTGGAGGAAAGGTTTATTTTAATTTACCGTTCAACACCTATTATATGGAAGAAGGCAAGGCCTATGATGCGGAAGTCGCTTACCGGGAACAGCAAAACGACACGATTACCTATCCCACGTATGCACTGGTACATATAAAAGACGGCCAGGCGGTTTTATCGGATGTGATCATTAAAGATATTCCGATAAAAGATTATGTCTCTAAAAAATAA
- a CDS encoding enoyl-CoA hydratase/isomerase family protein, which produces MNYENILIEKENGIAVITINRPTKLNALNKATIEELHKAFRTENDDKSVKVIIITGSGEKAFVAGADISEFANFSIKEGGRLAAQGQEMLFDFVQNLETPVIAAVNGFALGGGLELAMAAHFRVASENAKMGLPEVSLGVIPGYGGTQRLPQLIGKGRAMEMIMTAGMIDAQTALNYGLVNHVVTQEELLDFVKGIAGKITKNSSVAIGKAIQSVNANYEEGVNGYHTEIRSFGECFGTEDFKEGTTAFLEKRKAVFPGK; this is translated from the coding sequence ATGAACTACGAAAACATTTTAATTGAAAAAGAAAATGGGATAGCGGTTATTACCATTAACCGTCCTACCAAACTGAATGCCCTTAACAAAGCTACAATTGAAGAGCTGCACAAAGCTTTCAGAACAGAAAACGACGACAAATCGGTAAAAGTGATTATCATTACAGGAAGCGGGGAAAAAGCATTTGTAGCCGGAGCGGATATTTCAGAGTTTGCAAACTTTTCAATTAAAGAAGGAGGAAGACTGGCAGCACAGGGACAGGAAATGCTTTTCGATTTTGTTCAGAATTTAGAGACTCCGGTTATTGCAGCCGTTAACGGATTTGCTTTAGGCGGCGGATTGGAACTGGCTATGGCCGCACATTTCAGAGTAGCTTCAGAGAATGCCAAAATGGGATTGCCGGAAGTTTCCTTAGGAGTAATTCCGGGTTATGGCGGAACACAGCGTTTGCCGCAATTAATCGGAAAAGGACGTGCGATGGAAATGATCATGACCGCCGGAATGATTGATGCACAAACAGCATTAAACTACGGATTGGTAAACCATGTGGTAACGCAGGAAGAATTACTGGATTTTGTAAAAGGAATTGCCGGTAAGATCACCAAAAATTCGAGTGTTGCTATCGGAAAAGCGATCCAGTCTGTTAATGCCAATTATGAAGAAGGCGTAAACGGGTATCATACAGAGATCCGTTCTTTCGGAGAATGTTTCGGAACAGAAGATTTTAAAGAAGGAACAACAGCATTTCTTGAAAAAAGAAAAGCCGTATTTCCGGGAAAATAA
- a CDS encoding lysophospholipid acyltransferase family protein, translating into MQKIISYPLSVIYYLFFGLCLVIFHPIQWICLNLFGYQAHKKSVDYLNFLLVKCTNLLGTTYTFEHKERIPANVPVIFVANHQSMYDIVGIIWYLRRSHPKFVSKKELGKGIPSVSYNLRHGGSVLIDRKDPKQALPTIKSLADYIQKHQRAAVIFPEGTRSKTGVPKRFSENGLKILCKYAPSAYIVPISINNSWKMVRFGAFPMGLGNKLKFTIHEPIAVKDHSFQEIMEKTENAVVQGIKN; encoded by the coding sequence ATGCAAAAAATTATTTCATATCCATTATCCGTTATTTACTATCTGTTTTTTGGATTGTGCTTAGTGATTTTCCACCCTATACAGTGGATCTGTCTTAATCTTTTTGGTTATCAGGCACATAAAAAGAGTGTGGATTATTTGAATTTTTTATTGGTCAAGTGTACAAATCTGCTGGGAACCACCTATACGTTTGAGCATAAAGAGCGTATTCCGGCCAATGTTCCGGTTATTTTTGTTGCCAACCACCAAAGTATGTATGATATCGTAGGAATTATATGGTATCTTCGCCGTTCGCATCCCAAATTTGTGAGTAAAAAAGAATTAGGAAAAGGAATTCCCAGTGTTTCATACAATTTAAGACACGGCGGTTCCGTTTTAATAGATAGAAAAGACCCGAAACAAGCCCTGCCGACTATTAAAAGCCTGGCAGATTATATACAAAAACACCAGCGCGCTGCGGTTATTTTTCCGGAAGGAACCAGAAGCAAAACCGGTGTACCGAAACGGTTCTCGGAAAACGGATTAAAAATTCTATGCAAATATGCCCCATCGGCATATATTGTTCCGATATCGATAAACAACTCCTGGAAAATGGTCCGGTTCGGAGCCTTTCCAATGGGATTAGGAAATAAATTAAAATTCACCATTCACGAACCCATAGCCGTGAAAGACCATTCCTTCCAAGAGATAATGGAAAAGACAGAAAATGCAGTGGTTCAGGGAATAAAAAATTAA
- the yiaA gene encoding inner membrane protein YiaA yields MENFKTSATVETATKQHNKETKPSLQKPSNAFVGASWIVLLTGIVSFCIGLFNATMQLNEKGYYFTILLFGLFSVISVQKSVRDKMEGIPVTEIYYGISWFSMIASITLLIIGLWNADLLLSEKGFFGMAFVLSLFAAITVQKNTRDLKLAESEN; encoded by the coding sequence ATGGAAAATTTCAAAACATCAGCAACAGTGGAAACCGCAACAAAACAACACAACAAGGAAACGAAACCTTCGCTGCAAAAACCCAGTAATGCGTTCGTTGGCGCTTCGTGGATCGTTTTATTGACCGGCATCGTTTCATTCTGCATCGGACTTTTTAACGCTACAATGCAATTGAACGAAAAAGGATATTATTTTACGATACTGCTTTTCGGTTTGTTCTCGGTTATCTCCGTTCAGAAAAGTGTCCGTGATAAAATGGAAGGCATCCCGGTTACCGAAATTTATTATGGCATCAGCTGGTTTTCGATGATCGCTTCCATCACCCTCTTAATCATCGGTTTGTGGAATGCCGATTTACTATTAAGCGAAAAAGGCTTTTTTGGAATGGCATTTGTACTGAGTTTGTTCGCAGCAATTACGGTTCAGAAAAATACCCGTGATTTAAAATTAGCCGAAAGCGAAAACTAA
- a CDS encoding acyl-ACP desaturase: MSIKNVRLEVMQFLEKNIDHFVEQYLIPIEKIWQPSDMLPNSEEENFFEEVKELREIAKELPYDFWVVLVGDTITEEALPTYESWLMDVEGVSQHPDNGWSKWLRHWTGEENRHGDLLNKYLYLSGRVNMREVEITTQHLITDGFDPGTDRDPYKNFVFTSFQELATYVSHNRVAQIAKKFGDHKLSKICKMIAGDEMRHHHAYSEFVNRIFKVDPSEMMLAFQYMMKQKITMPAHLIRESGERIGTAFEQFSESAQRIGVYTAMDYVDILQKLIDKWELEKITGLTDEAEKARDYLTKLPGRMTRIAERMVVSPESHVFKWVQPALIK, encoded by the coding sequence ATGTCAATAAAAAATGTGCGTCTGGAAGTGATGCAATTTCTGGAAAAAAACATCGATCATTTCGTCGAGCAATATCTGATTCCGATTGAAAAGATATGGCAGCCTTCGGATATGCTGCCCAATTCGGAAGAAGAGAATTTCTTCGAAGAAGTAAAAGAGTTGAGAGAAATCGCAAAAGAATTACCGTATGATTTCTGGGTAGTTTTAGTAGGCGATACAATTACCGAAGAAGCGTTACCCACTTATGAATCGTGGTTAATGGATGTGGAAGGCGTTTCACAGCATCCGGACAACGGATGGTCAAAATGGTTGCGCCACTGGACAGGAGAAGAGAACCGCCACGGTGACTTATTAAACAAATACCTGTATTTATCCGGCCGTGTTAACATGCGCGAAGTAGAAATTACCACGCAGCATTTAATAACAGACGGTTTTGATCCGGGAACCGACAGAGATCCTTATAAGAACTTTGTTTTTACCAGTTTTCAGGAATTGGCGACCTATGTTTCCCACAATCGCGTAGCGCAGATTGCTAAAAAATTCGGAGATCATAAATTATCGAAAATCTGTAAAATGATTGCCGGAGACGAAATGCGTCACCACCATGCCTACAGTGAATTCGTAAACCGTATTTTCAAGGTTGATCCAAGCGAAATGATGCTGGCATTCCAATACATGATGAAACAAAAAATCACCATGCCGGCGCATTTGATCCGTGAATCGGGCGAGCGTATCGGAACTGCTTTCGAGCAATTCTCCGAATCGGCACAACGTATCGGTGTTTATACCGCTATGGATTATGTTGATATCCTGCAGAAACTGATTGACAAATGGGAACTGGAAAAAATTACCGGCTTGACCGATGAGGCTGAAAAAGCCCGTGATTATCTGACAAAACTACCGGGAAGAATGACCCGAATAGCAGAGCGAATGGTGGTATCACCGGAATCTCATGTATTCAAATGGGTTCAGCCGGCTTTAATAAAATAA
- a CDS encoding DUF2157 domain-containing protein gives MSSKILKELPKLVREQVITPETAQAIEHYYQSRPDTKTNSLLTIFGVLGAILVGLGIILIFAHNWDNFPKGVKVFLAFLPLLISQFFTGYAILQKKSAVWKEITGTFLFFSVGTAIALISQIYHIPGDLGNYLFTWTLLCLPLIYLLKSNALALLHLVFTTYYGAVAGYSDGSYPWFYLVFILLFLPHYYQLCKEHAGGNITAVFHWLLPFSFTITLGTFFSSSSQLGFLMYITLFGLFYNTGKLSFLKAHSFIKNGYLLIGTIGTTILAIVLSSKWFWTNYYFEKDFNYKDFGLLVMLQCAAAGVLWLTVKQQKSYKEVNGFQLIFLVFSGIFLLGLAHSIAGIVLTNLLVLLMGAYMVKIGATRFNFTILNYGLLIITTLIICRFFDTNMSFIIRGLLFILIGAGFFSANYLLLQKTKK, from the coding sequence ATGAGTTCCAAAATCCTGAAAGAGCTTCCGAAATTAGTGCGGGAACAGGTTATCACTCCCGAAACCGCCCAAGCCATTGAACACTATTATCAATCCAGACCGGATACTAAAACCAATAGCCTTTTGACCATTTTTGGCGTTCTGGGTGCTATTCTGGTTGGCTTAGGCATCATCCTGATTTTTGCGCACAACTGGGATAATTTTCCCAAAGGAGTCAAAGTATTCCTAGCCTTTTTGCCATTACTGATCAGCCAGTTTTTTACCGGCTATGCGATCCTGCAAAAGAAAAGTGCTGTCTGGAAAGAAATAACCGGAACCTTTCTTTTCTTTTCAGTCGGCACCGCCATTGCGCTGATTAGCCAGATCTATCATATTCCGGGGGATTTGGGCAACTATCTCTTCACCTGGACATTGCTTTGCCTGCCGCTGATTTATCTTTTAAAATCCAATGCTTTAGCCTTGCTGCATCTGGTTTTCACCACCTACTACGGCGCGGTGGCCGGCTATAGTGACGGATCGTATCCGTGGTTTTATCTGGTTTTTATCCTTTTGTTCCTTCCGCATTATTATCAGCTGTGTAAAGAGCATGCCGGAGGAAATATCACCGCTGTATTTCATTGGCTCCTGCCATTCAGTTTTACGATAACATTAGGAACTTTTTTCAGCAGTTCTTCCCAGCTGGGCTTTTTAATGTACATAACTTTATTCGGTTTGTTTTACAATACCGGCAAACTGTCCTTTCTCAAAGCGCACAGCTTTATTAAAAACGGCTACCTGCTGATCGGAACCATCGGAACGACTATACTGGCTATCGTTTTGAGTTCGAAATGGTTTTGGACAAATTATTATTTTGAAAAAGATTTTAACTATAAGGATTTCGGACTGTTAGTAATGCTGCAATGTGCCGCTGCCGGCGTACTCTGGCTAACCGTAAAACAACAAAAATCTTATAAAGAGGTCAACGGATTCCAACTTATTTTCCTGGTTTTTAGCGGCATTTTCCTTTTAGGACTGGCCCACTCAATTGCAGGAATTGTGCTGACCAATCTTTTAGTGCTGCTAATGGGCGCCTATATGGTAAAAATAGGGGCAACCCGATTCAATTTCACCATCCTGAATTACGGTTTATTAATTATTACCACACTGATTATCTGCCGCTTCTTCGACACCAATATGTCTTTTATTATCAGAGGCCTGCTGTTTATACTCATAGGTGCCGGTTTTTTCTCGGCAAATTATCTCTTATTACAGAAAACCAAAAAATAG
- a CDS encoding CopD family protein, whose product MEEYYNYIKSLHLIFVITWFAGLFYIVRLFVYHAEAKDKPSPEKEILIKQYQLMSYRLWYIITWPSAILASIFAFWMLFFTTLGNAWLKMPWMHVKLGFVFLLYLYHLKCHQIFKQLQRNEIRHTSAFFRIWNEGATIILFAVVFLVILKDALNWIYGVIGIFLFSILLMLGYRLYKRIRERNQS is encoded by the coding sequence ATGGAAGAATATTATAATTATATAAAATCCCTGCATCTCATCTTTGTTATAACATGGTTTGCAGGGCTTTTTTATATTGTCCGCCTGTTTGTTTATCATGCGGAAGCAAAAGACAAACCTTCGCCGGAAAAAGAAATTCTGATCAAGCAATACCAGCTGATGTCCTACCGGTTGTGGTATATCATTACCTGGCCGTCGGCAATTTTAGCCAGTATCTTTGCCTTCTGGATGCTGTTTTTTACCACCCTGGGCAATGCATGGCTCAAAATGCCCTGGATGCATGTAAAACTGGGATTCGTTTTCCTGCTTTACCTGTATCATTTAAAATGCCATCAGATTTTTAAGCAATTACAGCGAAATGAAATCCGGCACACCTCCGCTTTTTTCAGAATATGGAACGAAGGAGCCACGATTATACTTTTTGCAGTGGTTTTTTTAGTAATTTTAAAAGATGCCCTGAATTGGATTTACGGCGTAATCGGAATTTTCTTATTTTCGATTCTGCTAATGTTAGGCTACAGGCTTTACAAACGAATCCGGGAAAGAAACCAGTCATAG
- a CDS encoding HD domain-containing protein, whose protein sequence is MSLIDNTILFVKKQLEDAEGGHDWFHIERVYKNALLIAQGETCDLTVVKLGALLHDVADSKFHNGDETVGPKVARAFLEGENAPEDIIQHVIGIIENISFKGGNFEKKFHSRELDIVQDADRLDAIGAIGIARAFNYGGFKNRALHNPNIPVNLNMSKEEYKKTEAPTINHFYEKLLLLKDRMNTETGKKIATERHHYMENFLSQFYAEWDGEK, encoded by the coding sequence ATGAGTTTAATTGACAATACTATTCTTTTTGTAAAAAAACAACTGGAAGATGCCGAAGGCGGACACGACTGGTTTCATATCGAGCGGGTATATAAAAATGCCTTACTGATCGCACAGGGCGAAACCTGCGACCTTACCGTTGTTAAACTGGGTGCTTTACTGCATGATGTAGCCGACAGCAAGTTCCACAATGGCGATGAAACGGTAGGCCCTAAAGTAGCCAGAGCTTTCCTGGAAGGCGAGAATGCCCCTGAAGACATCATACAGCATGTGATCGGGATCATTGAGAATATTTCTTTTAAAGGCGGTAATTTCGAAAAGAAATTCCATTCCAGAGAACTGGATATCGTTCAGGATGCCGACAGGCTGGATGCTATTGGCGCTATTGGTATTGCCCGCGCTTTTAACTACGGCGGCTTTAAAAACAGAGCCCTTCACAATCCGAATATTCCGGTGAACCTCAACATGTCTAAAGAAGAATACAAAAAAACCGAAGCGCCTACAATTAATCATTTCTATGAAAAACTGTTGCTTTTAAAAGACCGCATGAATACCGAAACCGGAAAGAAAATTGCCACAGAACGCCATCATTATATGGAAAATTTCCTTTCCCAGTTTTATGCGGAATGGGATGGTGAAAAATAA